The genomic region TGCTGGGGTGAGATCTGCAAGTTTCCAAATTTTTCTCCCTTAAGGCCCGAAGCTTCAATCACAAATCCGGCCGAAGTCGTTAGGTCTGCCGTCCCGATTCTTAAGGCCTGACTTTTTTTAATATTTTTGAAGATACAACCGGCCGAGGCTCCTGTCGGTTGAGTTTTTTGCCGGTGCTCTATGGCCCAACGGGCTTTTTGCCAAAGAAAATCTGTATCTTCTTTTTGAAGTTGAAAAATAACCGAGAGAAGAATTTTTAGGTCGTGGGTTTTTTGGGAAAAGATAAATTGGCTAACGGTTTTATCCTGCCAATGGGCATTGCCGATGACCGCTCCGCCGACCGTCCCCGGCAACCCTAGAAATTCCTCCAAACCCCCAAGACCCTCGTCAATGGCAAAACGGACAAACTGATTAAAAGGCACGCCTGCCTCCACTTCGACCAGAACATCTTTAACGTTAAGTTTTACCCCATTTAAAGACGGGCCGATTTTCCCTCTGACCTTAACAATTTTAATGCCTTTGGTTTTATTTTTGACGACTAAGCCGCGGAAACCCTTATCGCCGATCAGCACATTTGACCCGCCGCCCAAAATCAGAAAAGGCAAACGCAAGTCTTTGGCCGCCTGATAAGCTTTAATTAATTCCTCATTCGTCTTGGCCTCAAAATAATAATCGGCCGGCCCGCCGATTTGGAAGGTGGTGTGCAAGACCAGGCTTTCCTTGACCTTTACTTTACCTAAGCCCAATTTGTCTTCTAATTTTTGCCAAAGATTGTCTGTCATATTTTAGAAATTAAATCATCATAAATTTTATAAACATCTCCCGCTCCCATCGTCAACATGATGTCGCCGGGAAGAAGAATTTTCGCTAAAAAATCACCGGCTTCGTTTAATTTGGCAAAATAATGAACATTTTTTTGGTTTTTTTTAATTTCTAACGCTAAAATTTTACTGCTAATTGTTTTATCAACTTTTTCTCGAGCCGAAGGAAAAATATCCACAATGACAACCTCATCGGCACCGCTAAAAGCCCGGCCAAAAGCCGAAAGAAGAGCTTTGGTTCGTGAGAAAGTGTGCGGCTGAAAAAGACAGATAATTCTTTTACCGGGGAACCAGGCTTTGGCTGCCGCCAGGGTACTTTTAATTTGGGCGGGATGATGAGCGTAATCGTCAAAAAACTTGATCTTCTTTTTTTCAGAGATTAACTCGAATCGTCTTTTGGTGCCGGAAAATCCGGGCAGAATTTCTTTAATTTTTTCCCAGGAAATACCTAAAAAATTGGCGACAATACAGGCCGCAACCGCATTCAAAACATTAAACTGACCGGGAATCTTTAACGTAAATTTACCCAAATCCGTATTTTTATATTTCAAGTTGAAGAAGGTTAGCGACGGACCAAAAGAAAGACGACTGATTTGGTAATCAGCCAAGGTAGAGAATCCGTAGGTTAAAACAGGCTTATGGAAAAAAGGTAAGATTTTTCTAACGTTTTCATCGTCAATGCCGGCCACAAGCAAACCGTCCGGGGGAATTTTTTGGGCAAAAGTCAGAAAGGCTTCCTTAATTTCCGCAAGGTTATCGTAAACATCAGGATGATCAAAATCAATATTGGTCAAAACGGCAATATCCGGCTTGAGCCAAAAAAACCTCGGCGTGGGATCCAAACCCGGGTCGGTCACGTACTCATCAGCCTCAACCACAAAATAGTCTCCCAAACCGGCGTGACCGGGTGTCCCTAAAGAAAAGATATCGCCGCAACCCACGGCAAAGGACGGATCAAGTCCGGCGTAAGTCAAAAGATGGGCAATTATAGCCGCGGTGGTGGTTTTCCCATGATTGCCGGAAACGGCAATGACTTTTTTTTCGGCCGAGATTTCCCCTAAAGCCTGGGCGTGCATCAAAACTTTTAAACCCCGTTTTTTCGCTTCTTGGGCCTCCGGATTAGAACTGCCGCCATGGGCTCCGGTCACGACGACCAAATCAGGCTTCCCCTTCAGGTTTTCTTTGGTAAAACCAACTCGAGGAGTAAGATGATATTTTGCCAAAACTTTATCGGTCGGAAACACCTCATCCACATCCGAGCCGGTGACTTTAGCTCCCATTTCAGAAACAAGAATCGCTAGGGGAGTCATGGCGGCTCCTTTAAGACCGATAAAATGAACGTGTTTAAATTTCATCTTAGGCCAATTACGGCAAAGATCATTTGGTCACGATCTTTCTTTCGGAATGAATAAAAAAGTTTATTTTGACAGGCCGTACAATAGGGCAAGATCTCGATATTTTTCTTCTGAAGACCTGCCGCCGTTAATTGTTGAAGATTAAGCTCTTTTAAGTCTAAATGAAATTGACCGTTAATTTTTTTGACTCCCCTTTTAAATAATTTGGCTCTTTCCGGAGAAATATCATAACAGGAGGCACAAATATGAGGACCGAAAACGGCCAGCGTCTGTTTTGGACGGCCTTTTAATTTTTCTATTTGCCTCACCATTTTTTTACTTATTTCTTTTAAGGTCCCTTGCCAGCCGGCATGAACGGCCGCGATAATTTTTCTTTTCGGTTCGTAAAAAAGAATCGGCAAACAATCGGCGGTCCTAACCGCAATCTTAACTTTTTCTGTCTTGCTTATCAAACCGTCAGCTCCGTTTTTTTTCTGACCCAGATCGCTTTTTTTAACCTGACTGATTTTATTACCGTGAACCTGTTGGGCCAAAACAAGATTTGCAACTTTTGGGTTGTCTTCACTTCGCGTCGTAAAACCATGAAAAAGATCGGTATATTTTGAAAACAATTTCGCGTAAATCATAAGGTTAAAAGCGCCTTCGCCACCGCCTCGTGTTCACTCCACGGATCTTCGGTTTGCCCCCGACATAAACTTTTTTCGTGTCCTTTACCGGTTAAAATAACCAAATCCTCAGGTTTGGCCATCTTGATAGCCTCTCTGATTGCTTCTTGCCGGTTGACGATTTTTCTGATTACCAAAGCTTGTTTTTCGGACCCCAAAACTTTCTTTGCCCCAAATTCTATGTCCGTCATTATCTTCTTGGGGTCTTCGGTCCGATAATCCTCCTCGGTCAGGATCATCACGTCGTCATACCTTGCCGCCGCCTCGCCCATCATTGGTCGCTTACTGGCATCTCTTAGTCCGGCCGAACCAAAAACATGAATCAATCTCCCCTTAACAAGAGGCTTAGTCGTTGCTAAAAGATTCTCCAAAGCGTTGGGTGTGTGGGCAAAATCCACCACCACTCTGAAATCCCGGTTGGTTTCGATAAATTCGAATCTGCCAAAAACACCTTTAAAATCAGCTAGCGTCTGGCGGATTTTTTCATCACTAATGCCTAAAACTTGAGCCGCCGCCATCGCGGCCAGGCAATTTTTTTGATTGTATTCCCCCGGCAGGGGAGTGGTAAATAAAAATTTGGCCGGCGTTATGTCCCCGTTATTAATTCCGTAACTGACAATCTTCGTTGCTTGATACTTGATACCTGATACTAAATACTCGTATGATCCGTCTTCCCGATTGAGAATCGCCCATTTAACGCCCCTAAACAATCTTGCTTTGGCCTTTAAA from Patescibacteria group bacterium harbors:
- a CDS encoding FAD-binding protein codes for the protein MTDNLWQKLEDKLGLGKVKVKESLVLHTTFQIGGPADYYFEAKTNEELIKAYQAAKDLRLPFLILGGGSNVLIGDKGFRGLVVKNKTKGIKIVKVRGKIGPSLNGVKLNVKDVLVEVEAGVPFNQFVRFAIDEGLGGLEEFLGLPGTVGGAVIGNAHWQDKTVSQFIFSQKTHDLKILLSVIFQLQKEDTDFLWQKARWAIEHRQKTQPTGASAGCIFKNIKKSQALRIGTADLTTSAGFVIEASGLKGEKFGNLQISPQHANFMINLGGAKAKDVLNLIKEVKEKVKEKFNLELEEEIVKIGEF
- the murC gene encoding UDP-N-acetylmuramate--L-alanine ligase: MKFKHVHFIGLKGAAMTPLAILVSEMGAKVTGSDVDEVFPTDKVLAKYHLTPRVGFTKENLKGKPDLVVVTGAHGGSSNPEAQEAKKRGLKVLMHAQALGEISAEKKVIAVSGNHGKTTTAAIIAHLLTYAGLDPSFAVGCGDIFSLGTPGHAGLGDYFVVEADEYVTDPGLDPTPRFFWLKPDIAVLTNIDFDHPDVYDNLAEIKEAFLTFAQKIPPDGLLVAGIDDENVRKILPFFHKPVLTYGFSTLADYQISRLSFGPSLTFFNLKYKNTDLGKFTLKIPGQFNVLNAVAACIVANFLGISWEKIKEILPGFSGTKRRFELISEKKKIKFFDDYAHHPAQIKSTLAAAKAWFPGKRIICLFQPHTFSRTKALLSAFGRAFSGADEVVIVDIFPSAREKVDKTISSKILALEIKKNQKNVHYFAKLNEAGDFLAKILLPGDIMLTMGAGDVYKIYDDLISKI
- the pgeF gene encoding peptidoglycan editing factor PgeF — translated: MIYAKLFSKYTDLFHGFTTRSEDNPKVANLVLAQQVHGNKISQVKKSDLGQKKNGADGLISKTEKVKIAVRTADCLPILFYEPKRKIIAAVHAGWQGTLKEISKKMVRQIEKLKGRPKQTLAVFGPHICASCYDISPERAKLFKRGVKKINGQFHLDLKELNLQQLTAAGLQKKNIEILPYCTACQNKLFYSFRKKDRDQMIFAVIGLR
- a CDS encoding UDP-N-acetylmuramoyl-L-alanyl-D-glutamate--2,6-diaminopimelate ligase, with product MPQGLKNIYHLFVALLATIFFRYPAKNLIVIGVTGTDGKTTTVNLIYEILKKAGKQVTMISSVGAKIGGHDYDLPFHVTTPSSFKLQRFLRLAVDRGEKYMVLEVTSHGLNQNRVFGCNFQIGVLTNVTHEHLDYHKTHENYLKAKARLFRGVKWAILNREDGSYEYLVSGIKYQATKIVSYGINNGDITPAKFLFTTPLPGEYNQKNCLAAMAAAQVLGISDEKIRQTLADFKGVFGRFEFIETNRDFRVVVDFAHTPNALENLLATTKPLVKGRLIHVFGSAGLRDASKRPMMGEAAARYDDVMILTEEDYRTEDPKKIMTDIEFGAKKVLGSEKQALVIRKIVNRQEAIREAIKMAKPEDLVILTGKGHEKSLCRGQTEDPWSEHEAVAKALLTL